TATGTGCCACCTCCAGGCTGGGGCTTCTAAGAGAACATGTGTACCTCTCCAggctctctttcctcttcctctggcaGAACCCAGGCCATGAACACCCAGCCATGACCACGTGAATGACAAAAGGCTTACAGGATGGCCTGGATCCCCAAATCACCATATGGAGGTTACCTGCCAACCTGAAACACCCATCCTGGACTATGACGTAAGCAAGAAAATTCTGTTGTGTTTGAGCCTGTACATCACGGGGTCTATGATGAAATACATGGGAACCACATTGAACATAGGCACTTAGTAAACGTTAATTATCTTGGCAACAACGATCCTTAGCTTTCCCCAAGGAGCCCAGGGATGGTGAGGTAAATGCCCAGGCGCATGCCTTACACACTCGagcttacacacacatacacacacacacacacacacacacacacacacacacacacacagacctcaAATGCACATTCGGCCGACACACAgaatttggcttttattctggCTTTCACACAACTACTGCTAAGACGACACAGATCGGTGGGACCCCATCCCCATGACCACCGCGACCACCCCGATGtcctcagccccctcctcccaccccacccgccCCACCCCTCTGCCAAGCTCCCTAGGTCAGGGCGCTGCCTACACCTCACCCCGCGCATGCAGCATGAAGTGCCCATGCAGCTCCCCGAGGTTGTCAAAGGAATCCTCGCACTCGGTACAGTGGTAggtgccctcctcctcctcctcttcctcctcctcctcctcctccctcccagctggTCGGCCCTCCCCAGCCCGAGGcggctcctcctcttcctccccgaGGGCCCTGCTTTCAGGAGCTGGCGCTTCCTGGGGGGCTGTAGCGGGGCAGCAGAGCCGGCAAGGCGGGGTGCCCGGTGGGGCCTCCCCAAGGGCTGAGCGGCCACAgagctggcagggctgggctggggggcccGGGAGCTGGGCTGCACGGGGGGCCCGGCGGGATGGgcccccccggccccccccccaGGCGCTGCTTCACCTTGTAGCCGGGGTCATATTCGGGATCGTCAgtggtctcctcttcctcctcctcctcatcttcttcctcttcgGAGTCCGGCTCTGAGAGAGTATATTCGGAGTCAGAGGAATGCTCGGGGCCTAGAGGGGGTGGAAGAGGAAAGATGGCGGCATCAGGGGACAGAGGGCTGTGCCCGGCTGTCCCCTCCCTGAGCCCTGTAGACTCGCCACAGTATGGAGAGGGCAGCCCGGGCCCGGCCCTGCTCTCCCCACAGATGGATCCCCATCGTGCAGAACAGGCCGTATCTGTGTGTCAAGCAAATGAACGTCTTGCAAGAACTGCATCTTAGGggtttaaaaagaacaaagtaggagaCATAGgagtaataaaaacaacaatgacaGCGTCCACTGCTATTTTAAGAaccttgttttttatatattaactcaactaatccttacaacaaccctgagGGAGGTACTATTATCCCTAAGTgacaagtggggaaactgaggcacggagaggtTAGGCGACTCACTGGCCTCCAGTCACACAGCTAAACGGGGAAAAAGCTAAAGGTGGGTGATGGCCTACACTGGATCATTTGAGGGAGACAAACACTTGAACAGGTACTTCAGCAAATTAGAACACATATACATACTCTGATATatgtggttttatatatatatatatataaatataaaaatatctagtTAAGtgagttaaaatatttatttataagtataGATATATTACTGTTATTTCATGGGTATGAAGGACATGCCTAGGACAagtttaggtttaaaaaaaaaagaaaaaaatggaaagtcaaTGTACAGGAAGGGTGACACCAACAACTGTTATGGGGGGTGTGGAGAGGGGAGCCCCCATTACAGCGGCAGCAAAATACCGGCTTCTACAGACGTGGTGGCAGGAGCCTGCCCAAAGCATCTCCTAGGACTGTGACAGCCTAGCCCTGCATCCACTGGCCTcccttcctcagtttcctctggcAGCGTACGGGGACCCCGTTACAACTGGGCCAGCCCCACCGCCTCCTCACGTCCCTCAACTCCCCAGGCCGGCACCCACCTCAGGGCATTTGCCACCCTTTCTGCAGACGGACTAAGGCTTGATCCCTCCCCTCTGTCACATCTCTGCTCAAGTGTCACTTCGGTGAAACCCTGGTCAGTCTGTCTAACCAGCAATCCCTCCCTAGCACTCTCTACGCCCCtaactctgctttatttttctcctcaagGTATTGTATGTAACACCTGCTTATACATTTACTGCCTGtccctgaaagcagggacttcgTCTGGCTCATGACTGCGTCCCTAGCATCTAGAACACTTTCTTTGTGCCTGGCATTCAATCTGACAGAGCTTTTCTGCGGCTTTCACACATGCCATTCCCTCTGCTGGAAATGTCTCCTGTTATCCTTTAAGGACCCAGAAGGAGGCCTTCCTCCCTGGTGAGGGCATCTCAGATCTCCTAATCCCAGGCAGCCGGTCACTTGCTTTTGCCCCCTGTCTGTCCTAGCCCCGAACCCTCAGCTCTGTGCCCGTCCAAAGTCCTTTCCCCACTAGACTAGCGGGCAGGCCTGGTCTGACTCATCGCTCGGTCCCCAGCATTACCCAGCTCAGAAGAACAGGTTATGTTTGCTGAGCGTCCGTCCTTCCCTGCAGCTCTCTCTCTTACTTGTTCCTGCCTCTGTCCTGCTGTCTGTCtgccatttaacaaatgtttcctGAGGCCTTGGCATgggctggtccctctgcctggaacgctGTTCCCCACTCTATCTGCCTGGAGatctcctactcatccttcaggacCCAGCACAGGCTCTGTCCTCCATGAAGTCACCACCCCCGATGACTTCAGGCAGAGGGTCTCTCCCCTGTTCCCTCCACCCTGGCTCCATCGCCCCTGTCACTGTCCTAAAGGCTGTAGCCATCTGGGCCCCAGAATGTCTCCTCCTTCAGGCTAGGAACCCCTCAGTGGCAGCTCTGACTCATCTGGGGTCCCCAACGGGAGGTGTGGGTTGAATGAACAAGGGTGGccctgctctccctcctccaggcctTCGCCTCTGCTCTTCTCCCACCTGGGACGACCCTCTCCTTCTCGACTAGCAAACTCCTGCTCCTCTTTAAGGCGCCAGCTCCAAGTCACCTCCTCTATGAGGTCCTCCCTGACTGCCCAGGCGGTCAGTGCCTCTATCGTCTGGGCTCCCCCTGCCCCCTAACACACCCTGACAGCCTGGACAGTGACGGTCTGTGACGGTCTGGGTCTAGAGACTGGAGACTCCTGGAAGGCAGGACCTGGGTCTGACCCATCTCTGTGTCCCTAGCAATGCTGAGCATAAGGCAGCCTGGGGAGGCATTTGCTGAATGGCTGCAAACCACAGACGAAACACCTCCAGCTTTGAGCTGGGGCCTCACCCCTCTATCTCCCCCCACCTCTGACTTCACACCACCTCCCCTCCAGAGTCTTCACTGCCCACTGAGACTTCACGAAGTTGGCCCGGGAAAGGCAATCAGGTGGTCACCCACGGCTACCAGGCCTTTTGTGTCCACCGTGACTTCCTGGACCACAAGCCCTTGCGCGGCCACCATGCCTTCTCCACCTGCGAGAGCCTGGAAGCCCAGCATGTCTCCGGCGTCCACGGGACCCTCGATGCCCGCAGCGTCTCCCAGTTCTCCTGCCTCCTTGAAGAGCACCAAGTCGGCAATGCCCAACAGCTCCTCGGTGTCCACCTAACCTCTGACCGCCCCTAACCTGGTCACGAGTCCAAGCAGTTCCAAATCTCCCAAATGGGCAAGTACAAAGGCAGCCCCTTCTAACCAGCCCAGCAACAAGTCCCGAGCCCACGGCACGGCCCGAACGCCTAGCAAAGCTAGCACTGACACCAGGGCCAGCACTGACACCAGGGCCAGCAAAGCCAGCAAGGCCAGCAGGGTAAGACGCCCCCGGCGCAGAGGCACCCACAGCCGGGGCAGAACTCCCGGCAGAAGGGGAAGCCGCAGCTCCAAGAGGTCAGCCAACGGGGCCAGCACTCCCAGCAGGATAAGAACTAATGGTGCCAGACCAGGTATGCCCAGCAGGGTGAGAAGTCCTACTTCCCTGCAAAAACAGAGTGGGGGGAAGAGTGGCAGCCAGCCGAGAACCAACAACCGGGAAAGGAGTGCCGGCCAGCCTAGAAATGCGAGCAGAAAGAGGAGCTACAGCCCCCCAGGAGCCTTAGATATGGGGAGGAGTTCCAGCCTGGCTGGAACCCCCAGCAGGGCAAAGAGCTATAGCCCCACTAGAACTCCCTTCGAGGAGAAAGGTTACTGCCCGTCTCCGTCATCATCGAGGACGGCGAAGAGTTATAGTCAGATGATCACCCCCAGCAGGGGATGGAGTTACAGCCCTACTGAAGTGTTCAGCAGGGTCGAGAGTTACAACCAAGGTAGTGCACCCAGCAGGCCCCAAAGTCACAGTCAGTCTAGCACCCCCAGCCAGCCCCGAAGTCGCAGCCGGTCTAGAATGCCCAGAAGGGCAAGAAGTCGCAGTAGGGAGAGGGCCCACAGCAGGGTGAGAAGTCACAGTTGGAAGAGAAATCATAGCAGGGCAAGAAGTCGTACCCAGAAGGGAACTCCCAGTCAGATGGGAAGACATAGCCACTCTAGAATCTGCAGCAAGGGGAAAAGTTATAACCAATTTAGAACCCCCAAAAGGGAAAGATGTTACAGCCAGTCTAGAAGCCCCAGCACGGAGAGAGGTCACAGATGATCTAGAACCCACAGCAAGGAGAGAGGTTGCAGATGGTCTAGAAGCCCCAGCAAGGAGAGAGACCACAGCCGATCTAGAACACCCAGTAAGGAGAGAGGTTGCACCCTGTCTAGAACCCCCAGTAAGGAGAGCGGTCGCAGCCGCTCCAGAACCCCCAGCACGGAGAGAGATTACAGCCAAACTAGAATCTCCAGCAAGGAAAGAGATCACAGCCGATTTAGAACCTCcagcaaggaaagaaatcacagccAATCTAGAACccttagaaaagagaaagatcacAGCCAATCCAGAAAccccagaaaagagaaagatcagAGACAATCTAGAACCTCCAGTGAGGAGAGAGCTCACAGCCAAACTAGAACCTCCAGCAGGGAAAGATATTACAGTCGATCCAGAACCCCCAGAAAAGAGAGTGCTCTCTCAGATGATCTCGAACCTCCAGCAAGGGGAGAGATCTCAGCCAAACTAGAACTTCTAGCAGGGAGAGCGATTACAGCCGATCTAGAACTCCCAGAAAGAAGAGAGACCACAGCCGATCCAGAACTTCCAGCAAAGAAAGTGATCACAACAAGAAGAGCAATCCCAGCCAATCTATAACCCCCAGAAGTCTCAGCAGGAAGGGATCCCCTAGCAGGGCACAGAGTCCTAATCAGAACAGAAAACCTAGCGAGATAAGGAGCCACTC
This region of Balaenoptera acutorostrata chromosome 19, mBalAcu1.1, whole genome shotgun sequence genomic DNA includes:
- the ZNF428 gene encoding LOW QUALITY PROTEIN: zinc finger protein 428 (The sequence of the model RefSeq protein was modified relative to this genomic sequence to represent the inferred CDS: deleted 1 base in 1 codon), producing MTETREPAETGGYASLEEDDEDLSPGPEHSSDSEYTLSEPDSEEEEDEEEEEEETTDDPEYDPGYKVKQRLGGGRGGPSRRAPRAAQLPGPPAQPCQLCGRSALGEAPPGTPPCRLCCPATAPQEAPAPESRALGEEEEEPPRAGEGRPAGREEEEEEEEEEEEGTYHCTECEDSFDNLGELHGHFMLHARGEV